One segment of Pasteurella skyensis DNA contains the following:
- a CDS encoding electron transport complex subunit E translates to MTENQIPIKQIEDTPAPSSEWKKLLKDGVWKNNGALVQLLGLCPLLAVSNNVTNALGLGVATLMVLICTNTLVSLFKKFTPHDIRIPIYVMIIATMVTAAQLLMNAFAYPIYQSLGIFIPLIVTNCIVIGRAEAYASKNSVIHSAFDGFAMGLGMTFVLVVLGAMRELIGRGTLFDGLDLLLGDWAKGLRLDIFNFDSGLLLAVLPPGAFIGLGILLAMKNGLDKNKR, encoded by the coding sequence ATGACAGAAAATCAAATTCCCATTAAACAAATTGAAGATACACCAGCCCCCTCTTCAGAATGGAAAAAATTACTCAAAGATGGTGTGTGGAAAAATAATGGTGCATTAGTACAATTATTAGGATTATGCCCTTTATTGGCAGTATCTAATAATGTGACTAATGCCTTAGGCTTAGGGGTAGCAACCTTAATGGTGTTAATTTGTACTAACACCCTTGTTTCACTGTTCAAAAAATTTACGCCTCACGATATCCGTATTCCTATTTACGTAATGATTATTGCCACAATGGTAACAGCGGCTCAATTATTGATGAATGCTTTCGCTTATCCTATTTATCAATCTCTGGGTATTTTTATTCCATTGATAGTGACTAATTGTATTGTAATTGGGCGAGCTGAAGCCTATGCCTCTAAAAACTCGGTTATACACTCTGCTTTCGATGGCTTTGCAATGGGATTAGGAATGACTTTCGTGTTAGTGGTATTAGGTGCGATGCGTGAGTTAATAGGTAGAGGAACTTTATTTGACGGCTTAGATCTATTGCTGGGTGACTGGGCAAAGGGATTGCGTTTAGATATTTTTAATTTTGATTCAGGTTTATTACTCGCAGTGCTTCCACCTGGTGCATTTATTGGGTTAGGGATTTTATTAGCAATGAAAAATGGGTTAGATAAAAATAAGCGATAA
- the rarD gene encoding EamA family transporter RarD: MKLSVGLIQAILAYTIWGLFPLYWALLKHIPATEIIGHRILWSFVLLFVIIIGRNKLIRVLQGLKNKKNVLILLITSLLISGNWLIYIWAVTNGHILESSLGYYISPLCNVLLGVIFLSERLRRLQYIAVILAFLGVIFLTIIYGRIPFIALGLASTVAIYALLRKWVSLDTQTAMFIETGLIVIPAALYVLFGNHSQAIFNGSLITQVLLICGGAVTLLPLMLMTNSLKTLRLSTVGFLQYISPTLQFFCGLVVFGEPFDIYTFIGFIFIWTAMLIYSLDAFFCHKKQTLKHNLIEK, from the coding sequence ATGAAATTATCAGTAGGTTTGATACAAGCCATTTTGGCATATACTATATGGGGGCTTTTCCCTCTTTATTGGGCGCTATTAAAGCATATTCCTGCAACAGAGATCATAGGACACCGCATTTTATGGTCATTTGTTCTGTTATTTGTCATTATTATCGGTAGAAATAAACTTATTCGAGTTTTGCAGGGACTTAAAAATAAAAAAAATGTACTCATTCTATTGATTACTTCATTATTGATTAGTGGTAACTGGCTAATTTATATTTGGGCAGTAACGAATGGGCATATTTTAGAATCAAGTTTAGGTTATTATATTAGTCCTTTATGTAATGTGTTATTAGGCGTTATATTTTTAAGTGAGCGATTACGTCGTTTGCAGTATATTGCTGTTATTTTGGCATTTTTAGGCGTTATCTTTTTAACCATTATTTATGGACGAATTCCTTTTATTGCATTAGGTTTAGCAAGTACTGTCGCAATTTATGCTTTATTACGCAAATGGGTTAGTTTGGATACTCAAACCGCAATGTTTATTGAAACTGGGTTAATCGTGATACCTGCGGCATTGTATGTATTATTTGGAAACCATAGCCAAGCGATTTTTAATGGCTCTTTGATAACACAAGTATTACTAATATGTGGAGGAGCAGTCACTCTATTACCATTAATGTTAATGACAAACAGTTTAAAAACACTAAGATTATCTACAGTAGGTTTTTTACAGTATATCAGCCCAACACTGCAATTCTTTTGTGGTTTAGTAGTATTTGGTGAACCCTTTGATATTTATACATTTATTGGATTTATTTTTATTTGGACTGCAATGCTAATTTATTCATTAGATGCGTTTTTTTGTCATAAAAAACAAACATTAAAGCATAATCTAATAGAGAAATAG
- the ettA gene encoding energy-dependent translational throttle protein EttA, whose protein sequence is MSSQFVYTMHRVGKIVPPKRQILKDISLSFFPGAKIGVLGLNGAGKSTLLRIMAGIDKEFEGEARPQPGIKIGYLPQEPKLDPEQTVQEAVEEAVAEIKNALTRLDEVYALYADPDADFDKLATEQAKLEAIIQAADGHNLQHQLERAADALRLPEWNAKIGTLSGGERRRVALCRLLLEKPDMLLLDEPTNHLDAESVAWLERFLHDYEGTVVAITHDRYFLDNVAGWILELDRGEGIPWEGNYSTWLEQKEKRLAQEQATESARQKSIEKELEWVRQNPKGRQAKSKARMARFDELTSSDYQKRNETNELFIPPGPRLGDKVIEVQNLTKSYGDRTLIDDLSFSIPKGAIVGIIGANGAGKSTLFRMLSNKEQPDSGSITLGDTVVLASVDQFRDEMNDTKTVWEEISNGQDILTIGNFEIPSRAYVGRFNFKGVDQQKRVGELSGGERGRLHLAKLLQVGGNVLLLDEPTNDLDVETLRALENAILEFPGCAMVISHDRWFLDRIATHILDYGDEGKVTFYEGNFSDYEEWKKKTLGAEAIQPRRIKYKRITK, encoded by the coding sequence ATGTCATCACAATTTGTTTATACGATGCACAGAGTGGGGAAAATTGTTCCACCTAAGCGTCAAATTTTAAAAGATATTTCATTAAGTTTTTTCCCTGGTGCAAAAATTGGGGTGCTAGGTTTAAATGGTGCGGGTAAATCAACCTTACTACGCATTATGGCAGGGATCGATAAAGAATTTGAAGGGGAGGCTCGTCCGCAACCTGGTATTAAAATTGGTTATCTGCCACAAGAACCAAAATTAGATCCAGAACAAACGGTACAGGAAGCTGTTGAAGAAGCTGTTGCCGAGATAAAAAATGCCTTAACTCGTTTAGATGAAGTTTATGCGCTTTATGCTGATCCTGATGCTGATTTTGATAAATTAGCGACAGAACAAGCTAAACTTGAAGCTATTATTCAAGCTGCAGATGGGCATAATTTACAACACCAATTAGAGCGTGCTGCCGATGCGTTACGTTTACCTGAATGGAATGCAAAAATTGGCACATTATCAGGAGGGGAACGTCGCCGTGTTGCACTGTGCCGTTTATTGCTAGAAAAACCTGATATGTTGTTACTTGATGAACCGACTAACCACTTAGATGCTGAGTCTGTCGCATGGTTAGAGCGTTTCTTACACGATTATGAAGGTACAGTCGTGGCAATTACCCATGACCGCTACTTCTTAGACAATGTGGCAGGTTGGATCTTAGAGCTTGATCGAGGCGAAGGTATTCCTTGGGAAGGTAACTATTCAACGTGGTTAGAGCAAAAAGAAAAACGTTTAGCCCAAGAACAGGCAACAGAGTCTGCTCGTCAGAAATCGATTGAGAAAGAGTTAGAATGGGTTCGTCAAAATCCTAAAGGGCGTCAAGCAAAATCAAAAGCACGTATGGCTCGTTTTGATGAATTAACCTCTAGTGATTATCAAAAACGTAATGAAACGAATGAACTCTTTATTCCACCAGGTCCACGTTTAGGGGATAAAGTGATTGAAGTTCAAAACTTAACTAAATCCTATGGTGATCGTACCTTAATTGATGATCTTTCATTCTCAATTCCAAAAGGGGCGATTGTGGGGATTATCGGTGCGAATGGTGCAGGTAAATCCACATTATTCCGTATGCTTTCAAATAAAGAGCAACCAGATAGTGGCTCGATTACCTTAGGTGATACGGTCGTTTTAGCTTCTGTGGATCAGTTCCGTGATGAAATGAATGATACCAAAACCGTTTGGGAAGAAATTTCTAATGGACAAGATATTTTAACCATTGGAAATTTTGAAATTCCAAGCCGTGCTTATGTTGGACGCTTTAACTTTAAAGGCGTGGATCAACAAAAACGTGTTGGCGAACTTTCAGGGGGTGAACGTGGACGGTTACATTTAGCTAAGTTATTGCAAGTGGGTGGTAATGTCTTATTACTTGATGAACCAACCAATGATCTTGATGTAGAAACCTTACGAGCGTTAGAAAACGCAATATTAGAGTTTCCAGGTTGTGCAATGGTTATTTCCCACGACCGTTGGTTCTTAGACCGTATTGCGACCCATATTTTAGATTACGGTGATGAAGGTAAAGTGACCTTCTATGAAGGAAACTTCTCAGATTATGAAGAGTGGAAAAAGAAAACACTTGGAGCGGAAGCAATACAACCTCGCCGTATTAAATATAAGCGCATAACAAAATAA
- the folB gene encoding dihydroneopterin aldolase, with product MDIVFIKELTVFASVGVYEWEKSIKQRLVFNLEMAWDFQQAVQTDNVDDCLNYAEVSQTVIEFVESQHFDLVETIAHRLAELLQMKFNIPWIKVELHKPQAVAQATSVGVIVERGIKEHK from the coding sequence ATGGATATTGTATTTATAAAAGAACTCACTGTTTTCGCCTCTGTTGGAGTGTATGAGTGGGAAAAAAGTATTAAACAACGCCTTGTTTTTAATTTAGAAATGGCGTGGGATTTTCAACAGGCAGTACAAACGGATAATGTGGACGACTGTTTAAATTATGCAGAGGTGTCTCAAACCGTTATCGAGTTTGTTGAGTCTCAACATTTTGACTTAGTTGAAACTATTGCTCATCGATTAGCAGAATTATTACAAATGAAATTTAATATTCCGTGGATTAAAGTTGAGTTACATAAGCCACAAGCAGTTGCACAAGCAACCAGTGTTGGCGTTATTGTAGAAAGAGGTATCAAAGAGCATAAATAG
- the cdd gene encoding cytidine deaminase: MQNQTVSGRLEQLSKKENNAVVSEIIDCLSTQSFKGRLSAETVEKLCQKFQLSKIELALQCLSIASCYGLTPISNFNVGAVAIGASGVFYFGANQEYENVAIAQTVHAEQSAISHAWHSNEKSITDIVVNYTPCGHCRQFLNELNVASNLKIHLPHSQNNLLHSYLPDSFGPKDLDISELLFDHQDHQFELANPEPIVQAALKAFNHSHAPYSNTYCGVALAFENGEIVTGRYIENAAFNPSFPPLQSALNYRRLNGLSEEKISRIVMVEKQSGLSHKQVTETLAKAFLDIDVEYILI; the protein is encoded by the coding sequence ATGCAAAATCAAACTGTATCAGGACGTTTAGAACAATTATCAAAAAAAGAAAATAATGCAGTAGTGTCAGAAATTATTGATTGTCTATCTACGCAATCTTTTAAAGGACGTTTATCAGCAGAAACCGTTGAAAAACTGTGCCAAAAATTCCAATTATCTAAAATTGAATTAGCCTTACAATGTTTATCTATCGCAAGTTGTTATGGCTTAACCCCTATTTCAAATTTTAATGTAGGAGCGGTTGCTATTGGTGCTTCTGGAGTCTTTTATTTTGGTGCTAATCAAGAATATGAAAATGTCGCTATTGCTCAAACCGTTCACGCAGAACAAAGTGCTATTAGCCACGCTTGGCACAGTAATGAAAAATCGATTACCGATATTGTTGTAAATTACACACCTTGTGGACATTGTCGTCAATTTTTAAATGAACTGAATGTGGCATCAAACCTCAAAATTCATCTTCCTCATTCTCAAAATAATTTGTTACACAGCTACTTACCAGATTCTTTTGGCCCTAAAGATTTAGACATTTCTGAATTGCTCTTTGATCATCAAGATCATCAATTTGAATTAGCTAATCCAGAGCCAATTGTACAAGCCGCATTAAAAGCATTCAATCACTCTCACGCACCTTATAGCAATACTTATTGTGGTGTGGCATTAGCTTTTGAAAATGGTGAAATTGTAACAGGTCGCTATATTGAAAATGCCGCATTTAATCCAAGTTTCCCTCCATTACAAAGTGCGTTAAACTATCGCCGTTTAAATGGTTTAAGCGAAGAAAAAATCTCTCGTATTGTAATGGTAGAAAAACAATCAGGGTTAAGCCATAAGCAAGTAACAGAAACCTTAGCAAAAGCATTTTTAGATATTGATGTAGAATATATTTTAATATAA
- a CDS encoding lipase family alpha/beta hydrolase — MKQPKLFLIHGLFMNSIIMQYMRYHLSRSGYDVQLFSYPSTRRSLQYNAEQLLDFVKQQCQQEEICHFVGHSLGGLLIRLGYNYAPQYFNGRIVTLGTPHKGSEVAQHIADHIPFNILGHSYENALDGHLPLWQGNIELGSIAGTKCIGIGSIFQELDKPNDGTVSLAETMLENQTDHIELPLSHTTLLYSKQVIYQTDYFLKNGRFDKHLV; from the coding sequence ATGAAACAACCCAAACTATTTTTGATTCACGGCTTATTTATGAATAGCATTATTATGCAGTATATGCGTTATCATTTAAGCCGCAGTGGCTATGATGTACAGCTTTTTTCATACCCCTCTACTCGCCGTTCATTACAGTATAATGCGGAACAGTTACTCGATTTTGTAAAGCAACAATGTCAACAAGAGGAAATTTGTCACTTTGTGGGGCATAGTTTGGGAGGATTACTTATTCGCTTAGGCTATAACTATGCACCACAATATTTTAATGGACGTATCGTCACTCTAGGCACACCACATAAGGGCAGTGAAGTGGCTCAACATATTGCAGATCATATTCCTTTTAATATTTTAGGCCACTCTTATGAAAACGCACTTGATGGTCATCTACCACTTTGGCAAGGAAACATTGAACTGGGTTCCATTGCTGGAACTAAATGTATTGGTATAGGTTCGATTTTTCAAGAATTAGATAAACCCAATGATGGCACCGTTAGCCTTGCGGAGACGATGTTAGAGAACCAAACTGATCATATTGAGTTACCCCTAAGCCACACCACATTGCTCTATTCTAAGCAAGTGATTTATCAAACCGATTATTTTTTGAAAAATGGTCGATTTGATAAGCATTTAGTTTAA